The genomic DNA ATACCTGCATTTTTAGCCCCATCTAAAGCAACTGTAGCTACAGGAACGCCACCAGGCATTTGTAAAATAGATAAAATAGAATCCCAACCATCAATTGAATTTCTACTTTTTACAGGAACACCAATTATTGGCAACGGACTCATAGAAGCCACCATTCCTGGTAAATGAGCTGCGCCACCAGCACCAGCAATAATTACTTTGATGCCTCTTTTGTGTGCATTTTTAGAATACTCAACTAATTTTTCTGGAGTTCTATGAGCAGAAACAATATCTACTTCTATTGCAATATTAAAACTTTCTAAAATATCTATTGCCTCTTGCATTATTGGAAGATCAGAATCACTTCCCATTATTATTCCTACCATAATTATTTGCTTATCACTCTAATTGTTTCTTTTACCTTTTGTGCAACTTTTCTTGCAATATCAATATCTGAATTTACAATAGTAACATGACCCATTTTTCGAAATGGTCTTGTTTCTTTTTTTCCGTAAATATGCGGAGTAACGCCATCAATCTTTAAAATTTCCTCTATATTCTGATAAATTACATTGCCAGAAAAACCTTCTTCACCTACTAAATTCACCATAATTCCTGCAACTTTACTGTCTGTATTTCCTAAAGGAAGGTTTAAAATACTTCTTAAATGTTGTTCAAATTGATTGGTGTAACTCGCCTCAATAGAATAATGCCCAGAATTGTGTGGTCTAGGAGCCACTTCATTTACTAAAATTTTATCATCTTCTGTCTGAAACATTTCAACAGCTAATAAACCTACAAAATCTAAATCGCTCACTACTTTTAAAGCAACTTCTCTTGCTTTTTCTGCAACTTTAGAAGGTATTCTTGCAGGACAAATTACATACTCTACTTGGTTTGCTTCTGGGTGAAATTCCATTTCTACAACCGGGTATGTTTTTACTTCACCAGTTGCATTTCTTGCAACAATTACAGCCAATTCATTTTTAAAAGGAATTAGTTTTTCTGTAATACATTCTACATTTGGTAAACGTTCTAAATCTTGAATATTTCTAACAATTTTTACGCCGTTACCATCATAACCAAAACGTGCAGCTTTCCATACAAATGGAAATTCAATGATATTATTTTCGTAAGAATGTTTTAATTCTTCTAAATATGCGTAATGAGAAAATTCTGCTGTAGGAATTTGATGATCTATATAGAAGTTTTTCTGTCTTGCTTTACTTTGAATAATTCGTAAATCTTTTGGTTTGGGGAAAATAGTTAATCCTTCATCTTCCAATTTGTCTAACGCATCTAAATTTACATTTTCTATTTCTATAGTTAGTAAATCAACGGTTTTTCCGAAGTTATAAACGGCATTAAAATCTAATAAATCTCCAACTATAAAGTTATTGCAAATTTCTGCACAAGGTGCCTCTTTATTGCTTTCTAGAATAGAAGTGTGGATGTCGAATTTTTGTGTTTCTGCTAAAAGCATTCTTCCTAATTGACCACCACCAAGAATACCTAATTTAAAATTTGAAGAATAATAGTTTTTCACCTTAAAAGTTGTTGTGTTTCGGCAAAAATACACAACTATTTTAAGAATTAATTACTTATTCTTAAAGAACTTCCGTTTCGAGTGACTGTGTATTCTCTTGCAAAACAAGCATCCGTCCCTTGTGGTAAAGGTTCTCCAGTTAAAATACTGTATTCGCTGTCATCACAAACACACTTTAAGCGCTGTCCATCAAAAGACATTGGTGTGTTACAATCGAATTTAGGACATTTTCTGTCAAATGCCTTGTATCCTAAAGTAGCTCCGTTATAAAGAATAATTCCTTGCATGCCACCTGTTATTTTTGCAGAACCTGTAGGTGTTAATACTCCATTTAATTGTGGGTTATTTAAATCTAAAGGAACTGTTGCTATTGAATTTCGAAAGCAAGAGCTAATTCTAGTATTATCTTCGCATGAATAGAATATGAGGGTAAAGAATAAAAAACCGATTGTTTTAAACATAAAAATATTTTTGTTATTTTAATAACGAAGGCAAGTTACAAATATTTTGTATATTTGTATAACAATCTCATTCCTGAAAGGGCAATGGGATTTTTAAATTTAAACAACATGAGTGAGATATCATATTATTCTGCGGAAGGATTAAAAAAATTAAGAGAAGAATTAGTTCAGTTAGAACAAGTAGAAAGACCAAGAGTTACTACAGAAATTGCAGATGCAAGAGATAAAGGTGATTTAAGTGAAAATGCAGAATATCATGCAGCAAAAGAAGAGCAATCTCACTTAGAATTTAAGATAGCGAAGTTAAAGAATGTAATTTCTAGTGCACGTATTTTAGATGAAAGTCAATTAGATACATCTAAAGTTTTAATACACTCTAGTGTGGTAATTAAGAATGCTACAAACGGAATGGAGTTTAAATATAGATTGGTTGCAGATTCTGAAACTGATGTTAGAAATGGTAAATTATCTGTAAACTCGCCAATTGGTAAAGGTTTGTTGGGTAAAAAAGTGGGTGATGTTGCGGAGATTCAAGTTCCTAGCGGAATTATGAAGTTTGAAATTGTTGAAATTTCTAGAGAATAAAAGGGTTGTTACATTTGTAATTTACCAATTAATATTTATAAATTCGGGTTTTGATTTAGTCAAAATCCGA from Polaribacter sp. ALD11 includes the following:
- the purE gene encoding 5-(carboxyamino)imidazole ribonucleotide mutase, with the protein product MVGIIMGSDSDLPIMQEAIDILESFNIAIEVDIVSAHRTPEKLVEYSKNAHKRGIKVIIAGAGGAAHLPGMVASMSPLPIIGVPVKSRNSIDGWDSILSILQMPGGVPVATVALDGAKNAGILAAQIIGASDELVLNRIIAYKEELKLKVEQASERVRK
- a CDS encoding 5-(carboxyamino)imidazole ribonucleotide synthase, whose translation is MKNYYSSNFKLGILGGGQLGRMLLAETQKFDIHTSILESNKEAPCAEICNNFIVGDLLDFNAVYNFGKTVDLLTIEIENVNLDALDKLEDEGLTIFPKPKDLRIIQSKARQKNFYIDHQIPTAEFSHYAYLEELKHSYENNIIEFPFVWKAARFGYDGNGVKIVRNIQDLERLPNVECITEKLIPFKNELAVIVARNATGEVKTYPVVEMEFHPEANQVEYVICPARIPSKVAEKAREVALKVVSDLDFVGLLAVEMFQTEDDKILVNEVAPRPHNSGHYSIEASYTNQFEQHLRSILNLPLGNTDSKVAGIMVNLVGEEGFSGNVIYQNIEEILKIDGVTPHIYGKKETRPFRKMGHVTIVNSDIDIARKVAQKVKETIRVISK
- a CDS encoding phosphoribosylaminoimidazole carboxylase, whose protein sequence is MFKTIGFLFFTLIFYSCEDNTRISSCFRNSIATVPLDLNNPQLNGVLTPTGSAKITGGMQGIILYNGATLGYKAFDRKCPKFDCNTPMSFDGQRLKCVCDDSEYSILTGEPLPQGTDACFAREYTVTRNGSSLRISN
- the greA gene encoding transcription elongation factor GreA — translated: MSEISYYSAEGLKKLREELVQLEQVERPRVTTEIADARDKGDLSENAEYHAAKEEQSHLEFKIAKLKNVISSARILDESQLDTSKVLIHSSVVIKNATNGMEFKYRLVADSETDVRNGKLSVNSPIGKGLLGKKVGDVAEIQVPSGIMKFEIVEISRE